One region of Oryzias latipes chromosome 6, ASM223467v1 genomic DNA includes:
- the LOC101162597 gene encoding L-lactate dehydrogenase C chain isoform X1, with translation MLITWWYFYLAARSFADQTLKMASILQKLITPLFSGPPEPPRNKVTVVGVGQVGMACAVSILLKELADELALVDVVEDKLKGEMMDLQHGSLFLKTPKIVASKDYSVTANSRIVVVTAGVRQQEGESRLNLVQRNVNIFKHIVPQIVRYSPDCTIIVVSNPVDVLTYVTWKLSGLPKHRVIGSGTNLDSARFRFLMADKLGIHASSFNGWILGEHGDTSVPVWSGTNVAGVNLQTLNPEIGTDCDKENWQETHKMVVNSAYEVIRLKGYTNWAIGLSVADLIESLMKNLNRIHPVSTMVKGMYGISEEVYLSLPCVLNGGGVASVINMTLTDDEVAQLQASANTLWDIQKDLQDI, from the exons ATGCTGATCACATGGTGGTATTTTTACCTTGCAGCCCGGAGCTTCGCCGATCAAA CGCTGAAAATGGCATCAATCCTGCAGAAGTTGATCACTCCCCTGTTTAGCGGTCCTCCTGAACCCCCAAGGAATAAAGTGACAGTCGTGGGCGTGGGTCAGGTTGGCATGGCCTGTGCAGTCAGCATCCTGCTCAAG GAGCTGGCGGACGAGCTGGCCCTGGTGGATGTGGTGGAGGACAAGCTGAAAGGGGAGATGATGGACCTGCAGCACGGAAGTCTCTTTCTTAAAACCCCCAAAATAGTAGCAAGCAAAG ACTACTCAGTCACAGCAAATTCCCGGATTGTGGTGGTGACCGCTGGAGTCCGTCAGCAGGAAGGGGAGAGCCGGCTGAACCTCGTTCAGAGAAACGTCAACATCTTTAAACACATTGTTCCCCAGATTGTTAGATACAGCCCCGACTGCACCATTATTGTCGTTTCCAACCCAG TCGACGTTCTGACCTATGTGACCTGGAAGCTGAGTGGCCTTCCCAAGCACCGCGTCATTGGAAGTGGCACCAACCTAGACTCCGCCCGCTTCCGCTTTCTGATGGCCGACAAGCTTGGGATCCATGCCAGCAGCTTCAATGGATGGATCCTGGGAGAGCATGGAGACACCAGTG TGCCTGTGTGGAGTGGAACAAATGTGGCTGGAGTCAACCTGCAGACATTAAATCCAGAAATTGGCACTGACTGTGACAAAGAGAACTGGCAAGAGACCCACAAGATGGTGGTGAACAG TGCCTACGAGGTGATCCGGCTGAAGGGTTACACCAACTGGGCCATCGGTCTGAGCGTGGCTGACCTGATAGAGAGCCTGATGAAGAACTTGAACAGGATCCATCCTGTCTCCACCATGGTGAAG GGTATGTATGGGATCAGTGAGGAGGTCTACCTGAGTCTACCTTGCGTGTTGAATGGAGGGGGCGTGGCCAGCGTGATCAACATGACTCTAACGGACGACGAGGTGGCCCAGCTCCAGGCCAGTGCAAACACTCTGTGGGACATCCAAAAAGACCTGCAGGACATCTAA
- the LOC101162206 gene encoding lamina-associated polypeptide 2-like yields MAEFHENPSVLTKERLKSELAANNVPLPSGDHKKEVYVQLYKKNLTAQNNKKSLPADTFSSDEELPTPVVSNKSRSGKKATKKTDKPRLEDVEVTELTDEDLKQQLAKYGVNPGPILATTRKVYEDKLQKLRDEVADEGEAPDVTTLPKADSSQNGNTNSDQYSDKEDEETAPPEPEQVPVVEKPVRSRGKTPVTGRTSSRRQVKVVEEILNEETPKKTSKNVIEDILANEISTPTGISATCRRPIKGAAGRPLKPSEYWLDESRVQRSISTETRTYSETVSRPIASVPSSKAPVRRGFLSLLLKLLLLAVVVGSLYYVYQNLDSDQVRTLRGLLDSVIVPVQGAVETAATYLGIGSSGATEGAGK; encoded by the exons ATGGCCGAATTTCACGAAAATCCGTCAGTTCTCACGAAAGAGAGACTGAAAAGCGAGCTTGCAGCAAACAATGTGCCGCTGCCGAGCGGAGACCACAAAAAAGAAGTGTACGTTCAGCTCTATAAGAAGAACCTGACcgcacaaaacaacaagaagaGTCTGCCTGCAGACACTTTTTCCAGCGACGAGGAGTTACCCACTCCCGTGGTGTCCAATAAAAGCCGCTCGGGAAAA aaagcaacaaaaaagacGGATAAACCCCGCTTAGAGGACGTGGAGGTGACAGAGCTAACAGATGAAGATTTGAAACAGCAGCTGGCAAAGTATGGCGTGAACCCAGGACCCATTCTTG CTACTACCCGTAAGGTGTATGAGGATAAGCTGCAGAAGCTTCGGGATGAGGTTGCAGATGAGGGTGAAGCTCCAGATGTTACAACGCTCCCAAAGGCAGACAGTAGCCAGAATGGCAACACAAATTCCGACCAGTACAGTGACAAAGAAGACG aggAGACTGCTCCCCCTGAACCAGAGCAGGTCCCTGTGGTGGAGAAGCCTgtgaggagcagaggaaaaactcCTGTCACCGGCAGGACCAGCAGCAGGCGGCAAGTAAAG GTTGTGGAGGAGATTTTAAACGAAGAAACCCCAAAAAAGACCAGCAAGAATGTGATTGAAGACATCCTTGCCAACGAGATAAGCACTCCAACAGGCATCAG TGCAACCTGCAGACGCCCAATCAAAGGAGCAGCTGGTCGACCATTAAAACCAAGTGAGTACTGGCTGGATGAATCCCGTGTACAGCGCAGCATCAGCACTGAGACCCGCACATACTCCGAGACCGTCTCCCGACCCATCGCCTCCGTTCCCTCAAGCAAAGCACCGGTCCGGCGAGGCTTTCTGTCCCTTTTGCTCAAGCTCCTCCTCCTTGCCGTGGTGGTGGGTTCACTCTACTACGTCTACCAGAACCTGGATTCTGATCAGGTTCGCACCCTCAGAGGCCTCCTGGACAGCGTGATTGTCCCAGTCCAAGGCGCCGTGGAGACTGCCGCCACCTACCTGGGCATTGGCAGCAGCGGTGCCACAGAGGGCGCCGGCAAGTAA
- the LOC101162835 gene encoding vesicle transport protein GOT1B, translating into MISLTDSQKIGMGLTGFGVFFLFFGMVLFFDKALLAIGNILFVSGLSFVIGLERTFRFFFQRHKVKATSFFLGGVLVVLIGWPIIGVILEIYGFFLLFRGFFPVAVGFIRRVPVLGSLLRLPGISALVDKIGESNTMV; encoded by the exons ATGATCTCCCTCACGGATTCACAAA AAATTGGAATGGGGCTGACGGGCTTTGGggtgtttttcctcttctttggaATGGTGCTGTTCTTCGATAAAGCGCTCCTTGCTATTGGCAAC ATCCTGTTTGTCTCAGGCCTGTCGTTTGTCATCGGCCTGGAGCGCACCTTCAGATTCTTCTTCCAGAGACACAAAGTAAAAGCCACCAGTTTCTTCCTTGGTGGAGTCCTTgtggttctgattggctggccCATCATCGGAGTTATCCTAGAAATTTACGGTTTCTTCCTTTTGTTTAG GGGCTTCTTCCCAGTGGCGGTCGGATTTATAAGACGGGTTCCTGTCCTCGGATCTTTGCTCCGTTTACCAGGGATTAGTGCA CTGGTGGACAAAATCGGTGAGAGCAACACGATGGTATAA
- the LOC101162597 gene encoding L-lactate dehydrogenase C chain isoform X2 has protein sequence MASILQKLITPLFSGPPEPPRNKVTVVGVGQVGMACAVSILLKELADELALVDVVEDKLKGEMMDLQHGSLFLKTPKIVASKDYSVTANSRIVVVTAGVRQQEGESRLNLVQRNVNIFKHIVPQIVRYSPDCTIIVVSNPVDVLTYVTWKLSGLPKHRVIGSGTNLDSARFRFLMADKLGIHASSFNGWILGEHGDTSVPVWSGTNVAGVNLQTLNPEIGTDCDKENWQETHKMVVNSAYEVIRLKGYTNWAIGLSVADLIESLMKNLNRIHPVSTMVKGMYGISEEVYLSLPCVLNGGGVASVINMTLTDDEVAQLQASANTLWDIQKDLQDI, from the exons ATGGCATCAATCCTGCAGAAGTTGATCACTCCCCTGTTTAGCGGTCCTCCTGAACCCCCAAGGAATAAAGTGACAGTCGTGGGCGTGGGTCAGGTTGGCATGGCCTGTGCAGTCAGCATCCTGCTCAAG GAGCTGGCGGACGAGCTGGCCCTGGTGGATGTGGTGGAGGACAAGCTGAAAGGGGAGATGATGGACCTGCAGCACGGAAGTCTCTTTCTTAAAACCCCCAAAATAGTAGCAAGCAAAG ACTACTCAGTCACAGCAAATTCCCGGATTGTGGTGGTGACCGCTGGAGTCCGTCAGCAGGAAGGGGAGAGCCGGCTGAACCTCGTTCAGAGAAACGTCAACATCTTTAAACACATTGTTCCCCAGATTGTTAGATACAGCCCCGACTGCACCATTATTGTCGTTTCCAACCCAG TCGACGTTCTGACCTATGTGACCTGGAAGCTGAGTGGCCTTCCCAAGCACCGCGTCATTGGAAGTGGCACCAACCTAGACTCCGCCCGCTTCCGCTTTCTGATGGCCGACAAGCTTGGGATCCATGCCAGCAGCTTCAATGGATGGATCCTGGGAGAGCATGGAGACACCAGTG TGCCTGTGTGGAGTGGAACAAATGTGGCTGGAGTCAACCTGCAGACATTAAATCCAGAAATTGGCACTGACTGTGACAAAGAGAACTGGCAAGAGACCCACAAGATGGTGGTGAACAG TGCCTACGAGGTGATCCGGCTGAAGGGTTACACCAACTGGGCCATCGGTCTGAGCGTGGCTGACCTGATAGAGAGCCTGATGAAGAACTTGAACAGGATCCATCCTGTCTCCACCATGGTGAAG GGTATGTATGGGATCAGTGAGGAGGTCTACCTGAGTCTACCTTGCGTGTTGAATGGAGGGGGCGTGGCCAGCGTGATCAACATGACTCTAACGGACGACGAGGTGGCCCAGCTCCAGGCCAGTGCAAACACTCTGTGGGACATCCAAAAAGACCTGCAGGACATCTAA
- the slc35b4 gene encoding UDP-xylose and UDP-N-acetylglucosamine transporter isoform X2: MGTAFAIILVFVGCCSNVVTLELLVREFPGCGNLVTFAQFLFIALEGFIFETNFGRKKAVIPIRNYMIMVTMFFTVSVVNNYALNFNIAMPLHMIFRSGSLIANMILGVIILKKRYSTGKYLSIALVSAGIFICTIMSAKQVSASSEGSEEESFSVFVHWLIGIAMLTFALLMSARMGIFQETLYKQYGKHPKEALFYNHCLPLPGFLLLSTDIYNYCNHFSQSTPVLVPVVGLTVPIMWIYLLINVITQYVCIRGVFVLTTECTSLTVTLVVTLRKFLSLIFSIIYFQNPFTAWHWLGTFVVFVGTLLYTEVLSSIQAALRGTGTKKAE, from the exons ATGGGGACCGCGTTTGCCATCATCCTGGTTTTTGTCGGGTGTTGTAGTAACGTGGTGACTCTGGAGCTGCTTGTACG AGAGTTTCCAGGATGTGGCAACCTGGTTACGTTTGCCCAGTTTTTGTTCATCGCCTTGGAAGGGTTCATCTTCGAGACGAACTTTGGCAGGAAGAAAGCTGTGATCCCCATCAG gaACTATATGATCATGGTGACCATGTTCTTCACCGTTAGTGTGGTCAATAATTACGCTCTCAACTTCAACATAGCTATGCCGTTGCACATGATCTTCAGATCA GGGTCGCTGATCGCCAACATGATCTTAGGCGTGATCATCCTCAAGAAGAG GTATTCAACTGGGAAATATTTGTCAATAGCTCTAGTTTCAGCAGGCATCTTCATCTGCACCATCATGTCCGCCAAGCAAGTG AGTGCATCCAGTGAGGGATCAGAGGAGGAaagcttttctgtctttgtgcaCTGGTTGATAG GCATCGCCATGTTGACCTTTGCTCTGCTGATGTCGGCTCGGATGGGCATTTTCCAGGAGACGCTGTACAAACAATATGGAAAACACCCCAAAGAGGCCCTCTTCTATAAC CACTGCCTGCCCCTGCCGGGGTTCCTGCTTCTTTCTACAGACATCTACAACTATTGCAACCATTTTAGCCAGAGCA CTCCTGTACTCGTTCCTGTGGTGGGACTGACCGTACCAATCATGTGGATCTACCTTCTAATCAACGTTATCACACA ATATGTCTGTATTCGGGGAGTTTTTGTCTTGACCACAGAGTGCACGTCGCTGACGGTCACCTTAGTGGTGACGCTACGAAAGTTCCTCAGCCTCATTTTCTCCATCATTTACTTCCAAAACCCCTTCACTGCGTGGCACTGGTTGGGCACGTTCGTGGTCTTTGTGGGGACTCTGCTTTACACCGAGGTGCTGAGCAGCATCCAGGCAGCTCTCCGGGGAACCGGAACGAAGAAGGCGGAGTAA
- the slc35b4 gene encoding UDP-xylose and UDP-N-acetylglucosamine transporter isoform X1 — MGTAFAIILVFVGCCSNVVTLELLVREFPGCGNLVTFAQFLFIALEGFIFETNFGRKKAVIPIRNYMIMVTMFFTVSVVNNYALNFNIAMPLHMIFRSVSAPESMITFPAPVWVHTSPMSLQGSLIANMILGVIILKKRYSTGKYLSIALVSAGIFICTIMSAKQVSASSEGSEEESFSVFVHWLIGIAMLTFALLMSARMGIFQETLYKQYGKHPKEALFYNHCLPLPGFLLLSTDIYNYCNHFSQSTPVLVPVVGLTVPIMWIYLLINVITQYVCIRGVFVLTTECTSLTVTLVVTLRKFLSLIFSIIYFQNPFTAWHWLGTFVVFVGTLLYTEVLSSIQAALRGTGTKKAE, encoded by the exons ATGGGGACCGCGTTTGCCATCATCCTGGTTTTTGTCGGGTGTTGTAGTAACGTGGTGACTCTGGAGCTGCTTGTACG AGAGTTTCCAGGATGTGGCAACCTGGTTACGTTTGCCCAGTTTTTGTTCATCGCCTTGGAAGGGTTCATCTTCGAGACGAACTTTGGCAGGAAGAAAGCTGTGATCCCCATCAG gaACTATATGATCATGGTGACCATGTTCTTCACCGTTAGTGTGGTCAATAATTACGCTCTCAACTTCAACATAGCTATGCCGTTGCACATGATCTTCAGATCAGTAAGTGCTCCTGAAAGCATGATAACATTTCCTGCACCTGTGTGGGTTCATACCAGTCCAATGTCTCTGCAGGGGTCGCTGATCGCCAACATGATCTTAGGCGTGATCATCCTCAAGAAGAG GTATTCAACTGGGAAATATTTGTCAATAGCTCTAGTTTCAGCAGGCATCTTCATCTGCACCATCATGTCCGCCAAGCAAGTG AGTGCATCCAGTGAGGGATCAGAGGAGGAaagcttttctgtctttgtgcaCTGGTTGATAG GCATCGCCATGTTGACCTTTGCTCTGCTGATGTCGGCTCGGATGGGCATTTTCCAGGAGACGCTGTACAAACAATATGGAAAACACCCCAAAGAGGCCCTCTTCTATAAC CACTGCCTGCCCCTGCCGGGGTTCCTGCTTCTTTCTACAGACATCTACAACTATTGCAACCATTTTAGCCAGAGCA CTCCTGTACTCGTTCCTGTGGTGGGACTGACCGTACCAATCATGTGGATCTACCTTCTAATCAACGTTATCACACA ATATGTCTGTATTCGGGGAGTTTTTGTCTTGACCACAGAGTGCACGTCGCTGACGGTCACCTTAGTGGTGACGCTACGAAAGTTCCTCAGCCTCATTTTCTCCATCATTTACTTCCAAAACCCCTTCACTGCGTGGCACTGGTTGGGCACGTTCGTGGTCTTTGTGGGGACTCTGCTTTACACCGAGGTGCTGAGCAGCATCCAGGCAGCTCTCCGGGGAACCGGAACGAAGAAGGCGGAGTAA